The Devosia sp. SD17-2 genome includes a region encoding these proteins:
- the ugpC gene encoding sn-glycerol-3-phosphate ABC transporter ATP-binding protein UgpC → MSAIELRQVRKSFGATDVIHGVDLSVEKGEFVVFVGPSGCGKSTLLRMIAGLEDISAGEVLIDGEVVNEVEPARRGLSMVFQSYALYPHMSVAGNMSFGLRMTGTSKAETERRVKEAAAILQLEPLMKRKPSQLSGGQRQRVAIGRAIVRQPKAFLFDEPLSNLDAELRVAMRVEIAKLHQDLGATMIYVTHDQVEAMTLADRIVVLRAGRIEQVGTPAQLYADPDNVFVAGFIGSPRMNLINAVSDGRTISIGDLALTPTLAGALPAGPVTLGLRPEQFEGGDGETARLSVAVEVVENLGGTSVVHGRLPDGQTILVEQRGKTRSVPQDRLETAFAVSDLLVFDAEGQRLR, encoded by the coding sequence ATGAGTGCAATCGAGTTGCGACAGGTCCGCAAGTCGTTCGGCGCCACAGACGTTATTCATGGCGTCGACCTCAGCGTCGAAAAGGGCGAGTTCGTCGTCTTTGTTGGTCCCTCGGGCTGCGGAAAGTCCACCTTACTGCGCATGATCGCCGGGCTTGAGGATATTTCCGCAGGTGAAGTCCTCATCGACGGCGAAGTGGTCAACGAGGTCGAGCCCGCAAGGCGCGGGCTCTCCATGGTTTTTCAGTCTTATGCCCTTTATCCCCATATGAGCGTTGCCGGGAACATGAGCTTCGGGCTGCGCATGACCGGCACCTCCAAGGCCGAAACCGAGCGGCGGGTCAAGGAAGCGGCGGCGATCCTGCAGCTCGAGCCGCTGATGAAGCGCAAGCCGAGCCAGCTCTCCGGCGGCCAGCGGCAGCGCGTCGCCATTGGCCGCGCCATCGTCCGCCAGCCCAAGGCCTTCTTGTTCGACGAGCCGCTGTCGAACCTTGACGCCGAACTGCGCGTTGCCATGCGGGTTGAAATTGCCAAGCTGCATCAAGACCTTGGGGCGACGATGATCTATGTCACCCATGATCAGGTCGAAGCCATGACCCTTGCCGACCGCATCGTGGTGCTACGCGCCGGGCGCATAGAGCAGGTCGGCACACCAGCCCAGCTTTACGCAGATCCCGACAATGTCTTCGTCGCCGGCTTTATCGGCTCACCGAGGATGAACCTCATCAATGCCGTCAGCGATGGCCGCACTATCAGCATCGGTGACCTCGCCTTGACGCCAACACTGGCTGGGGCGCTCCCCGCCGGTCCTGTCACCCTGGGATTGCGGCCCGAGCAGTTCGAGGGCGGCGACGGGGAGACGGCAAGATTATCCGTCGCCGTGGAAGTCGTTGAAAACCTTGGCGGAACCTCCGTTGTCCATGGAAGGCTACCGGACGGTCAGACAATCCTTGTCGAGCAGCGCGGCAAGACAAGGTCCGTGCCTCAGGACCGGTTGGAGACGGCATTTGCCGTCTCCGACCTCCTGGTCTTCGACGCCGAGGGCCAGCGCCTGCGCTGA
- the dgoD gene encoding galactonate dehydratase, with the protein MRITAISTRVVNAEMRNWVFVKVETDEPGLFGWGEATLEWKTRAVVGAIDDLAPLLIGRDPRDIEQAYRAMTKQSFWRLGAIGMSAVSGIEMALWDIMGKHFGVPVWRLLGGKVRDKVAVYTHLGMGDMRAVYETDEIDPLVERARAVVESGYKAFKAVFVPYTHYHAPLPQIDKVARMMEAMRAAVGDEIEIMVDFHGRPASAGAALAYIEALAPARPMFVEEPVQPGDFQSLAKLGRQTKVPLATGERLIDRSEFDALFATGAIDIVQPDICHCGGLMEAKKIAARAEALGIGVAPHNPLGPIAGVAALHFAVSTPNHVIQEEMVGAVPWYFEVVQGPIRRVDGFWQVPEAPGLGIVVDEAECAKHPFAQEVMHTQNAVMPDGTIVDW; encoded by the coding sequence GTGAGGATCACAGCGATTTCGACCCGTGTGGTCAATGCGGAAATGCGCAATTGGGTGTTCGTCAAGGTTGAGACCGACGAACCCGGCCTGTTCGGCTGGGGCGAGGCGACGCTCGAATGGAAAACGCGCGCTGTCGTCGGGGCCATTGATGACCTGGCGCCCCTGCTGATCGGGCGCGACCCCCGCGACATCGAGCAGGCCTATAGGGCCATGACCAAGCAGAGCTTCTGGCGGCTCGGCGCGATTGGCATGAGCGCGGTGTCCGGCATCGAAATGGCGCTCTGGGACATCATGGGCAAGCATTTCGGCGTGCCGGTCTGGCGGCTGCTGGGCGGCAAGGTGCGCGACAAGGTGGCGGTCTATACCCATCTCGGCATGGGCGACATGCGGGCGGTCTATGAGACGGACGAAATCGATCCGCTGGTCGAGCGCGCGCGCGCGGTGGTCGAGAGCGGCTACAAGGCGTTCAAGGCCGTCTTCGTGCCCTATACGCACTATCACGCCCCCCTGCCCCAGATCGACAAGGTTGCTCGCATGATGGAGGCGATGCGCGCCGCCGTGGGCGACGAGATCGAGATCATGGTTGATTTCCACGGTCGCCCGGCGTCAGCCGGCGCAGCGCTCGCCTATATCGAGGCGCTGGCACCGGCGCGGCCGATGTTTGTTGAGGAGCCTGTTCAGCCCGGCGACTTCCAGAGCCTGGCCAAGCTAGGGCGCCAGACCAAGGTGCCCCTGGCGACAGGCGAACGGCTGATCGACAGGAGTGAGTTCGACGCGCTCTTTGCCACTGGCGCCATCGACATCGTCCAGCCCGACATCTGCCATTGCGGCGGGCTGATGGAGGCCAAGAAGATCGCCGCCCGCGCCGAGGCACTGGGCATTGGTGTTGCCCCGCACAACCCGCTCGGGCCCATCGCCGGTGTGGCGGCGCTGCATTTTGCTGTTTCGACACCCAATCATGTCATCCAGGAGGAGATGGTGGGGGCCGTGCCCTGGTATTTTGAAGTGGTGCAGGGACCGATCCGCCGGGTTGACGGCTTCTGGCAAGTGCCCGAGGCACCGGGATTGGGAATTGTGGTTGACGAGGCGGAGTGCGCCAAGCATCCCTTTGCCCAGGAAGTGATGCATACGCAGAACGCCGTCATGCCAGACGGGACAATCGTGGATTGGTAA
- a CDS encoding extracellular solute-binding protein, which yields MKTILKGLAALALASTVSLPAIAQDAPDTSISGTINVLTWPNNDRTFQALLPSFNAVYPNITVNVQGIPQANSAYLNAVQRAMLAGGGTDVAMIEIGMMALLRDKPQWVDLSQAPYNAGEFINDFAGFTVANVTLPDGKISALPKHTGPGGMFYRSDIFAEAGLPTDPAEVGALFADWDAFITEGQKLVIPNERWVIGNGEEIVRAMMAQAGVSYFSAEGEFQIDDPIFTTALEKVKEAADAGMISPFTAWSPEWQGAFQRGQLATALYGNWFGGLLKRAYATDQEGQWAITQVPGVDGNRSFNSGGDYIGILEGSQNKEAAWAFIHWVVTNDESLKQQYQNDDLFPAYTPATQSEWINFEDPYYGGQNVNEVFAPIQAEMVPFTLNALDPVAATAMGTAINNVARGVQSVEEALAAVKAEVEAQM from the coding sequence ATGAAGACCATTCTGAAAGGACTTGCGGCCCTGGCGCTGGCCAGCACCGTCTCGTTGCCTGCCATCGCCCAGGACGCGCCGGATACCAGCATTTCCGGCACGATCAATGTGCTGACCTGGCCCAATAACGACCGCACCTTCCAGGCGCTTTTGCCTTCGTTCAACGCGGTCTATCCGAACATTACCGTCAATGTTCAGGGCATTCCGCAGGCCAACAGCGCCTATCTCAATGCCGTGCAGCGCGCCATGCTGGCCGGCGGCGGCACCGACGTCGCCATGATCGAGATCGGCATGATGGCGCTCCTGCGCGACAAGCCCCAATGGGTCGATCTCTCGCAGGCGCCCTACAATGCCGGTGAGTTCATCAATGATTTCGCTGGCTTCACCGTCGCCAATGTCACCCTGCCGGATGGCAAGATCTCCGCACTCCCCAAGCACACCGGCCCGGGCGGCATGTTCTACCGCTCCGACATTTTCGCCGAAGCCGGCCTGCCGACCGATCCCGCCGAAGTCGGCGCGCTCTTTGCCGATTGGGATGCCTTCATCACCGAAGGGCAAAAGCTCGTCATTCCCAATGAGCGCTGGGTGATCGGCAATGGCGAGGAAATCGTCCGCGCCATGATGGCTCAGGCGGGCGTCAGCTATTTCAGCGCTGAGGGCGAATTCCAGATCGATGATCCGATCTTCACGACCGCCCTCGAAAAGGTCAAGGAAGCCGCGGACGCGGGCATGATCTCGCCCTTCACCGCCTGGAGCCCGGAATGGCAGGGCGCCTTCCAGCGCGGCCAGCTCGCGACTGCTCTCTACGGCAACTGGTTCGGGGGCCTCTTGAAGCGCGCCTATGCCACCGATCAGGAAGGCCAATGGGCCATCACCCAGGTACCGGGCGTCGATGGCAATCGCTCCTTCAACTCGGGTGGCGACTATATCGGCATTCTGGAAGGCAGCCAGAACAAGGAAGCCGCCTGGGCCTTCATCCATTGGGTCGTCACCAATGACGAGAGCCTCAAGCAGCAATACCAGAACGACGATCTCTTCCCCGCCTACACCCCGGCCACGCAGTCGGAGTGGATCAATTTCGAAGATCCCTATTATGGCGGCCAGAACGTCAACGAGGTCTTTGCCCCGATCCAGGCCGAGATGGTCCCGTTCACCCTCAACGCCCTCGACCCCGTCGCCGCAACGGCAATGGGCACGGCCATCAACAACGTCGCCCGCGGCGTCCAGAGCGTCGAGGAAGCCCTCGCCGCCGTGAAGGCCGAAGTCGAAGCACAGATGTAG
- a CDS encoding sugar-binding domain-containing protein translates to MLTSISLEGEWAFALDPDSRGEAEQWFKADLSDTIQLPGSIDAAQKTPLSTNRTMAHLSRRHPYVGKAWYAKTIEIPEGLDDHYFHIALERPHGEVNIWVDGYKLGRDESLSTAVRMLVGQLTPGPHKIVMMIDNARFEAVGEAIIRDHALMGDVAHSKTEHTQTNWNGVVGYLRIEAARASIARVDVHALSRDVTIKVELDAFDPDIRFPTFWAGKHQDELVFSFHISGRNEPLNVSSLVTIDSAFTTFEQHIALPEDAAFWDEFDPVTHRLTVEWRRDGIAQDRRETTFGIRNFTRDGRHLKLNGRTVFLRGTLECAIFPLTGYPPTDHAGWEKVFGTAKAYGLNHIRYHSWCPPKAAFEVADRLGMLLHVETPVWPVLGADPALDRYIHSEAERIIRDYGNHPSFVMLCVGNEVNGRGLHAFLERFVDKWKKADNRRLYTGGSGWPTTQRADYVSKPEPRNQRWGEGLDGRLNARALETRTDWAEWVEAVPMALVSHEIGQWCVFPDLEEISKYSGVLEARNFLMIKEDLEAKGLGHLAHDYLMASGMLQAQLYKEEMEAELRTRDMAGVQLLGLQDFSGQGTALVGVVDAFWDEKPYVTPSQFREFCAPIVPLLRADGFVLTQGQRFTGLAQLSQFASHDVENAELSWSLLDGAGGVVRSGALSAGHLATGQLHDIGEISIDTTDLPPAARYELVLALDGTEYRNRWGLWVMPAAAEPADLPIVTVLDNAALDRVAAGETLILSPPPESLRPNSILGHTAAFWNTLWTDGQAPHTLGLLIDDAHPVFTAFPTASHSDWHWWELTHLRRALDVKGLENKAIVRVVDDWNSNRDLVLCAELRLGQGRLILTGFDLEHNLADRSVARTFRDALAKYLNGRASAAPEVTRDEISAWWQGVRQ, encoded by the coding sequence ATGCTCACCTCTATCTCCCTCGAAGGCGAATGGGCCTTTGCGCTTGACCCCGACAGCCGAGGGGAGGCCGAGCAATGGTTCAAGGCCGATCTCTCCGACACCATCCAGCTGCCCGGCAGCATCGACGCGGCGCAGAAAACCCCGCTCTCGACCAATCGCACCATGGCCCATCTCAGCCGCCGCCACCCCTATGTTGGCAAGGCCTGGTACGCCAAAACCATCGAAATCCCCGAGGGGCTGGACGACCATTATTTCCACATCGCCCTTGAGCGCCCGCATGGCGAGGTCAACATCTGGGTTGATGGCTATAAGCTCGGGCGCGACGAAAGCCTGTCCACGGCCGTCCGCATGCTCGTCGGCCAACTCACGCCGGGGCCGCACAAGATCGTCATGATGATCGACAATGCCCGCTTCGAGGCGGTGGGCGAGGCGATCATCCGGGATCACGCCCTCATGGGCGACGTCGCCCATTCCAAGACCGAGCACACCCAGACCAATTGGAACGGCGTTGTCGGTTATCTCCGCATCGAAGCCGCCCGCGCCTCCATCGCCCGCGTCGATGTCCACGCTCTTAGCCGCGATGTTACAATCAAGGTCGAGCTCGATGCCTTCGACCCCGACATTCGTTTCCCCACTTTCTGGGCCGGAAAGCACCAGGACGAGCTGGTGTTTAGCTTTCACATTTCCGGCCGGAATGAGCCTCTCAACGTTAGCAGTCTGGTAACAATAGATAGCGCTTTCACGACGTTTGAGCAGCATATAGCGCTGCCTGAGGACGCCGCATTCTGGGATGAATTCGATCCCGTTACCCATCGCCTGACCGTCGAATGGCGGCGCGATGGAATTGCTCAGGATCGCCGTGAAACCACTTTCGGCATTCGGAATTTTACCCGCGACGGCCGCCATCTCAAGCTCAATGGCCGCACTGTCTTCCTGCGCGGCACGCTCGAATGCGCCATCTTCCCGCTCACCGGCTATCCGCCCACAGATCACGCTGGCTGGGAAAAAGTCTTCGGTACCGCAAAGGCTTACGGCCTCAATCACATCCGCTACCACTCCTGGTGCCCGCCCAAAGCGGCCTTCGAAGTCGCCGATCGGTTGGGCATGCTGCTCCACGTCGAAACCCCGGTCTGGCCCGTCCTCGGCGCCGATCCGGCCCTCGATCGCTATATCCATTCCGAGGCCGAGCGGATCATCCGGGACTATGGCAATCACCCCAGCTTCGTCATGCTCTGCGTGGGCAATGAGGTGAACGGGCGGGGCCTTCACGCCTTCCTCGAACGCTTTGTCGACAAGTGGAAAAAGGCCGACAACAGAAGGCTTTATACCGGCGGCTCCGGCTGGCCGACCACCCAGCGCGCCGACTATGTGTCCAAGCCCGAACCCCGCAATCAGCGCTGGGGGGAGGGGCTCGATGGTCGCCTCAATGCCCGCGCCCTCGAAACGCGAACCGATTGGGCCGAATGGGTAGAGGCGGTGCCCATGGCACTGGTCAGCCACGAGATCGGCCAGTGGTGCGTCTTTCCAGATCTCGAGGAAATCTCAAAATATTCCGGCGTTCTGGAAGCGCGTAACTTCCTGATGATCAAAGAGGATCTGGAAGCCAAGGGGCTCGGCCATCTCGCCCATGACTATCTGATGGCCAGCGGCATGCTTCAGGCCCAGCTCTACAAGGAAGAGATGGAGGCCGAGCTCCGCACTCGCGACATGGCGGGGGTGCAACTCCTTGGCCTGCAGGATTTTTCGGGGCAGGGCACGGCCCTTGTCGGTGTTGTCGACGCGTTCTGGGATGAAAAGCCCTATGTCACGCCGTCCCAGTTCCGCGAATTCTGCGCACCGATTGTCCCGCTGCTGCGTGCCGACGGCTTTGTCCTGACCCAGGGTCAGCGGTTCACCGGCCTCGCCCAACTCTCCCAGTTCGCCAGCCACGATGTTGAAAATGCGGAACTTTCCTGGTCGCTGCTCGACGGGGCAGGGGGCGTGGTCCGCAGTGGCGCGCTCTCGGCCGGCCATCTCGCGACCGGACAGCTGCATGATATCGGCGAGATTTCCATCGATACCACGGACCTTCCGCCCGCCGCGCGATATGAGCTGGTTCTGGCCCTCGATGGCACCGAGTATCGCAATCGCTGGGGGCTTTGGGTCATGCCAGCTGCCGCTGAACCGGCAGATCTGCCCATCGTGACGGTCCTCGACAATGCTGCCCTCGATCGCGTCGCCGCCGGCGAAACACTGATCCTTTCACCGCCCCCGGAATCCCTCAGGCCTAACAGCATTTTGGGGCACACAGCAGCCTTCTGGAACACTCTCTGGACCGACGGACAGGCCCCACACACGCTGGGTCTTCTCATCGACGACGCGCATCCCGTCTTCACGGCTTTCCCCACCGCCAGCCATTCGGATTGGCATTGGTGGGAGCTCACCCATCTGCGGCGAGCGCTTGATGTGAAGGGCTTGGAAAACAAGGCGATTGTGCGCGTCGTTGACGACTGGAACAGCAATCGCGACCTCGTCCTGTGCGCCGAGCTCCGTCTGGGGCAGGGCAGACTTATCCTCACCGGCTTTGACCTCGAGCATAATCTGGCAGATCGGTCAGTCGCCCGCACCTTCCGCGATGCACTGGCAAAATATCTCAATGGTAGAGCCAGTGCGGCTCCGGAGGTGACGCGGGACGAAATTTCGGCTTGGTGGCAGGGAGTGCGCCAATGA
- a CDS encoding sugar ABC transporter permease: MASGHAGKTLHRMRRDNAFYLAIAPFLVVFLVFSVFPVIFSLYLGFNRWDGFSDPQWVGFENYARALRDPVFQKAIGNTIFMWFWSTVLTVLLALVIAVLVNDYVAFGKSYFRMVFLLPLLVAPAIAAIVLRMFFSANGGIVNLLSGAMSGTPSYFDWLGSEAWIKPLVVLLVIWRWTGWYIIIFMAALQSIPRDIYEAARMDGVGRWAIFSRITLPLLLPAIAFATITATLGGLQMFDEPYVLTQGMGGTNNSATTLGMYLFATAFTRLNFGLGSAVSWYIFAAVVILTLVYQAGLKRLRGASA; the protein is encoded by the coding sequence ATGGCATCGGGCCACGCTGGCAAAACCCTGCACCGCATGCGCCGCGACAACGCCTTCTATCTGGCGATCGCGCCCTTCCTCGTTGTCTTCCTGGTGTTCTCGGTCTTCCCGGTGATCTTCTCGCTCTATCTCGGCTTCAATCGCTGGGATGGGTTTTCCGACCCGCAATGGGTCGGGTTCGAGAACTATGCCCGCGCCCTGCGCGATCCCGTGTTCCAGAAGGCCATCGGCAACACAATTTTCATGTGGTTCTGGTCCACGGTGCTGACCGTGCTGCTGGCGCTGGTCATCGCCGTCCTCGTCAACGACTACGTTGCCTTCGGCAAAAGCTATTTCCGCATGGTGTTCCTCTTGCCGCTGCTGGTGGCGCCGGCCATCGCGGCCATCGTGCTGCGCATGTTCTTTTCGGCCAATGGCGGCATCGTCAATCTGCTCTCCGGCGCCATGAGCGGCACGCCGAGCTATTTCGACTGGCTGGGTTCGGAAGCCTGGATCAAGCCGCTGGTGGTCCTCCTTGTCATCTGGCGCTGGACCGGCTGGTACATCATCATCTTCATGGCCGCTCTGCAGTCCATTCCGCGCGATATCTATGAGGCCGCGCGCATGGATGGCGTCGGGCGCTGGGCCATCTTCTCCCGCATCACCCTGCCGCTGCTGCTCCCCGCCATCGCCTTTGCCACCATCACGGCGACCTTGGGTGGCCTCCAGATGTTCGACGAGCCTTATGTCCTCACCCAGGGCATGGGCGGCACCAATAACTCGGCGACGACGCTGGGCATGTACCTCTTCGCCACCGCCTTCACCCGCCTCAATTTCGGGCTGGGATCGGCCGTCTCCTGGTACATCTTTGCCGCCGTCGTCATCCTCACCCTTGTCTATCAGGCCGGGCTCAAGCGCCTGCGCGGGGCGAGCGCATGA
- a CDS encoding carbohydrate ABC transporter permease produces the protein MMQMLRNREKRFNLVITLVLLALSIFFILPLYWTAVFATRTLNEVFQFPPPLWFGDNIVQNYRNIEAVFPPFRPILNSLIVAVPKTIGLVLVSALAGYGLARYTRAPGHKMILVVTFATLFFPPSLALIPFFLQMNALGWLNTYWPLIIPALASGFGVVWMYTYIGSTVPKELYEASEMDGAKGLSTFFFVVLPIIRPGLAALSVWTLISTWNDFQIPLVVLSDGSKFTVPLALTTLSTTHYSDMPAVMLATLMGLVPVFILFGLLSRQFIAGLTAGSVK, from the coding sequence ATGATGCAGATGCTCCGCAATCGCGAAAAGCGCTTCAACCTTGTCATCACCCTGGTGCTGCTGGCGCTCAGCATCTTCTTCATCCTGCCGCTCTACTGGACGGCCGTTTTCGCCACGCGCACCCTCAACGAGGTGTTCCAGTTCCCGCCGCCCCTGTGGTTCGGCGACAATATCGTCCAGAACTACAGGAACATCGAAGCGGTGTTCCCGCCCTTTCGGCCGATCCTCAATTCCCTCATCGTGGCGGTGCCAAAAACCATCGGCCTTGTGCTGGTCAGTGCGCTCGCCGGTTATGGCCTTGCCCGCTACACCCGCGCGCCCGGCCACAAGATGATCCTCGTCGTCACCTTCGCGACGCTGTTCTTTCCGCCGTCGCTGGCGCTGATCCCGTTCTTCCTGCAGATGAATGCCCTCGGCTGGCTCAACACCTATTGGCCCCTCATCATCCCTGCGCTGGCCTCGGGCTTCGGCGTCGTCTGGATGTACACCTATATCGGCTCCACCGTTCCCAAGGAGCTCTACGAAGCCTCCGAGATGGACGGCGCCAAGGGGCTCTCCACCTTCTTCTTCGTGGTCCTGCCGATCATCCGGCCCGGGCTTGCAGCGCTGTCGGTGTGGACGCTGATCAGCACCTGGAACGATTTTCAGATCCCGCTCGTGGTGCTCAGCGACGGCAGCAAATTTACCGTGCCGCTGGCGCTCACCACGCTCTCGACCACTCATTATTCCGACATGCCGGCGGTGATGCTCGCGACGCTCATGGGCCTTGTGCCGGTCTTCATTCTGTTCGGCTTGCTGAGCCGCCAATTCATCGCCGGGCTGACCGCCGGGTCGGTCAAATAA
- a CDS encoding SDR family oxidoreductase: MTDRFTMQDPRYQYPAPPFPRQEQERPGLVSRMTPAPDHGEESYAGFGRLLGRKALITGGDSGIGRAAAIAYAREGADVAINFLPEEAEDADEVIGYIEQAGVKGVALPGDISDEKTCNSIIEKAVKALGGLDILVINAARQQARKSVEDVTSEDFDKTMKTNLYALHWLTRAAVPHLPPGASIIATTSVQAYDPSAHLLDYATTKAGIAAYAKALAEQLIEKGIRVNAVAPGPFWTVLQPSGGQFPEKVEKFGENSAFGRPGQPVEIAPIYVLLASQEGSFITGEVFGVTGGKAIA, encoded by the coding sequence ATGACTGACCGCTTCACCATGCAGGACCCGCGCTATCAATATCCCGCACCGCCCTTTCCGCGCCAGGAGCAGGAGCGCCCCGGGCTTGTGAGCAGGATGACGCCCGCGCCCGACCATGGAGAGGAAAGCTATGCCGGTTTCGGACGGCTTCTGGGGCGCAAGGCCCTGATCACAGGTGGCGATTCCGGGATTGGACGCGCGGCGGCGATTGCCTATGCGCGGGAGGGTGCTGATGTCGCCATCAACTTTCTGCCGGAGGAGGCCGAGGACGCCGATGAGGTGATCGGATATATCGAGCAGGCCGGTGTGAAGGGCGTGGCGCTTCCGGGCGACATCTCCGATGAGAAAACCTGCAATTCGATCATCGAAAAAGCGGTCAAGGCGCTGGGCGGGCTCGATATTCTGGTTATCAACGCGGCGCGCCAGCAGGCGCGGAAATCCGTCGAGGACGTGACCAGCGAAGATTTTGACAAGACCATGAAGACCAATCTTTACGCCCTGCACTGGCTGACGCGGGCTGCTGTGCCGCATCTGCCGCCCGGCGCCTCGATCATCGCCACCACTTCGGTGCAGGCCTATGATCCCTCCGCCCATCTTCTGGACTACGCCACCACAAAGGCCGGCATTGCCGCCTACGCCAAGGCGCTGGCCGAGCAGCTGATCGAAAAAGGCATACGCGTCAATGCGGTAGCCCCCGGTCCGTTCTGGACAGTGCTTCAGCCCAGTGGCGGCCAGTTCCCCGAAAAGGTCGAGAAATTCGGCGAGAACAGTGCCTTCGGCCGGCCGGGCCAGCCGGTCGAAATTGCGCCCATCTATGTCCTTCTCGCCAGCCAGGAAGGTAGTTTCATCACCGGCGAAGTCTTCGGCGTCACCGGCGGCAAGGCCATTGCCTGA